In Aedes albopictus strain Foshan chromosome 3, AalbF5, whole genome shotgun sequence, the following are encoded in one genomic region:
- the LOC109421942 gene encoding uncharacterized protein LOC109421942, whose protein sequence is MAPNRIFMVELIVEDLQMFSAEQLGGSSSPPPEEVQPQPTDEEAGESESSPTCPERCIRFQLSNLARCEVCEKDFGSQLDESSAKLGENCMFTLNVDGLKENELSFEISALEKRKDGGKKVLGKWVEPANELLDNLAKNFDNVNGRRGSEISIGTALSDDSVSKKNYPVSETIRSLYPLRDEQEVVRGCVIVTVRISCLGTRINQKVKLGAKDDQPGVTCFKMTDQEGEEQFMKCVAFDEVAHPHPVMCEECEKPPSMISLPPTPPGSVCSKEEVCAPYDEYTAEMNGNAISIRVEKDSEIKVMLDDEQDNSCTKGCWTSLKLPEGIYALEERYVQREENACRLPVIRGNLKYPARQWSADFMMCKQKRPICAEDYRKRPDATRSICMQTRDPEEPHSVHPCGIEICKKGWHDPNVDVFVLKLGKNKTTRSQNGGNQIELELRTPKGPMREKRPKETRGVQVIESEFEDFKPPQAEDSKKPKKKASGKKGAKKK, encoded by the exons atGGCCCCCAACCGGATCTTCATGGTGGAACTGATAGTGGAAGACTTGCAGATGTTCTCAGCCGAACAGCTGGGCGGTTCGTCATCGCCACCTCCTGAAGAGGTTCAGCCGCAACCAACGGATGAGGAAGCCGGAGAATCCGAATCGTCCCCAACCTGTCCGGAGCGATGCATTCGCTTTCAGTTGTCCAATCTGGCTCGCTGCGAAGTTTGCGAGAAGGACTTCGGGTCCCAGCTGGACGAGAGTTCGGCCAAATTGGGCGAAAACTGCATGTTCACGCTGAATGTCGACGGGTTGAAGGAGAACGAGCTGAGCTTTGAGATTTCCGCATTGGAGAAGCGTAAAGATGGAGGCAAAAAGGTTTTGGGGAAGTGGGTGGAGCCCGCGAATGAACTTTTGGACAATCTGGCGAAGAACTTTGACAACGTCAACGGCAGGCGAGGATCGGAGATATCGATCGGGACGGCCTTGTCGGACGACTCGGTGTCGAAGAAGAACTACCCCGTTTCGGAGACCATCCGGTCGCTGTATCCTCTGAGGGACGAACAGGAGGTCGTCCGGGGGTGTGTCATAGTGACCGTCCGGATCTCATGTCTGGGAACCCGGATTAATCAGAAGGTTAAGCTCGGTGCCAAGGATGATCAACCGGGAGTAACGTGTTTCAAGATGACCGATCAGGAAGGCGAAGAACAGTTCATGAAGTGCGTAGCGTTCGACGAGGTGGCCCATCCTCATCCGGTGATGTGCGAGGAATGCGAGAAACCGCCAAGCATGATCTCACTTCCTCCGACGCCACCTGGATCGGTGTGTAGCAAGGAGGAAGTGTGCGCGCCGTACGATGAGTACACCGCTGAAATGAATGGGAATGCAATTTCCATTCGGGTGGAGAAGGACTCAGAGATCAAGGTCATGCTGGATGATGAACAGGATAACAGCTGTACCAAAGGATGTTGG ACTTCCCTTAAACTGCCGGAAGGCATCTACGCCTTGGAAGAACGGTACGTCCAACGGGAAGAGAACGCCTGCCGGCTCCCGGTCATCCGAGGTAACCTCAAGTACCCTGCCCGCCAGTGGTCGGCCGACTTCATGATGTGCAAACAAAAGCGTCCGATCTGCGCAGAAGACTACCGCAAGCGGCCAGATGCGACTCGATCGATTTGTATGCAAACTCGAGACCCGGAGGAGCCTCACTCGGTGCATCCTTGCGGGATCGAAATTTGCAAGAAAGGTTGGCACGATCCGAACGTGGACGTTTTCGTACTGAAGTTGGGTAAGAACAAGACTACCAGATCCCAGAATGGCGGTAATCAGATTGAGCTGGAACTGAGGACCCCGAAAGGACCCATGCGGGAAAAGCGACCGAAGGAAACCCGAGGCGTTCAGGTGATCGAGTCCGAGTTTGAAGATTTCAAGCCTCCGCAGGCGGAAGATTCGAAGAAGCCGAAAAAGAAGGCCTCTGGTAAGAAGGGCGCCAAAAAGAAGTAA